One segment of Nothobranchius furzeri strain GRZ-AD chromosome 13, NfurGRZ-RIMD1, whole genome shotgun sequence DNA contains the following:
- the LOC139062462 gene encoding uncharacterized protein, translating to MEEGHFAGSEPSARQNILIHHVLTPDLLTRQQQVAPTDDETGKELVLALYDYQEKSPGEVTMKKGDILTLLNSTNKLNEDGETGRTWSRSRSCRRSLTTSRRT from the exons atggaggaag gtcacttcgctggttcagaaccctcggcccgtcagaacattcttatccaccacgttctaacaccagacctgttaacccgacagcaacaagtggctccaactgacgatgagaccgggaaggagctggttctggctctgtacgactaccaggagaagagtcctggagaggtcaccatgaagaagggcgacatcctcacgctgctcaacagcaccaacaag ctgaatgaggatggagagacgggtcggacctggagcaggtcgaggtcttgcagaagaagtttgacgacttccagaag gacctga